A genomic window from Oceanispirochaeta sp. M1 includes:
- a CDS encoding glycoside hydrolase N-terminal domain-containing protein, translating into MQPTPQCNLNFTQPITSWDEALPLGNGLMGALIWGTGNPLRFSLDRVDLWDRRRHPNLDHPDYTFAHLRSLVKEGKQKEIDRFFEAPYLSPTPTKLPAGRLEFRMGEDLQVRNTLDIGRAEASVYLSGPAGEIRVDSFCHAVTGTGFIRISGLDQEMEPDYSVLNPQFNFNQGKRQDGIEVDSVATSPLKVLTYPAPEIQDSGSLRYYIQEISSSFRYGIFTKLEWSGEDWLIVYRIVSSDDSDDLTAYAEGLLDQAIASGYDSAFVDHREWWRTYWEKSAVRLPDPLFEKNWYLAQYFLGSASRKGFYPMPLQGVWTADDGNLPPWKGDYHHDLNTQFAYSCYLKANHREEGESFLDFLWDLQPKAREFARRFYGAEKGSSLPSMMTLDGEDLSGWVMYAYSLTSQIWLSQLFERHAVMTGDEDFLRNRAYPYMKDAAEFVLSMTEENNEGQYVLPLSAAPEIHDNGPEAWLTPNTNYDLALMRWLFDRLAEHARTIAPLEETRWRDIHEKLPPLAVTDSGVLMLSPDEELKESHRHFSQLMAVHPLRLLNYSYNEDKRIIDASILDLERLGSGMWVGFSFTWMSQLYAIAKNGEGAAFQLELFWRHTCSPNGFHLNGDFRNSGICTWHYRPFTLEANLFAADALQEMLLYSEKGEMELFPALPERFRKEITFEGFLAEGGVTVGARMEDGKITKLDLVPSRSVIVKLRGWTALKHLAHTIPGRITEMGDYAVIEMAP; encoded by the coding sequence ATGCAGCCGACACCCCAATGCAACCTTAATTTCACTCAACCTATAACATCCTGGGATGAAGCCCTCCCTCTGGGGAACGGCCTCATGGGAGCGCTGATATGGGGAACAGGCAATCCCCTCCGCTTCAGCCTTGACAGGGTCGACCTCTGGGACAGAAGACGGCATCCCAATCTGGATCATCCCGATTACACCTTCGCCCATCTGAGATCCCTGGTAAAAGAGGGAAAGCAGAAGGAGATCGACCGTTTCTTCGAAGCGCCCTACCTCTCTCCAACGCCCACAAAACTGCCCGCCGGACGGCTGGAATTCCGTATGGGAGAAGATTTACAAGTACGGAATACACTGGATATAGGGAGAGCCGAAGCATCGGTATACCTGAGCGGGCCGGCCGGGGAAATCCGGGTAGACTCCTTCTGCCACGCCGTCACTGGAACCGGCTTTATCCGGATCTCCGGTTTGGATCAGGAGATGGAACCGGATTACAGCGTTTTGAACCCGCAGTTCAACTTCAATCAAGGGAAGAGACAGGACGGGATCGAGGTGGACTCGGTTGCCACATCCCCCCTGAAGGTCCTCACTTACCCCGCCCCGGAGATCCAGGACTCCGGCTCCCTCCGTTACTATATACAGGAAATCAGCAGCAGCTTCCGCTACGGGATCTTCACAAAGCTGGAGTGGAGCGGAGAAGACTGGCTCATTGTCTACCGGATAGTCAGCTCCGACGACAGCGATGACTTAACCGCTTATGCCGAAGGTCTTCTGGACCAGGCCATTGCATCCGGCTATGACAGCGCCTTTGTGGACCACCGGGAGTGGTGGCGTACCTACTGGGAGAAGAGCGCTGTCCGCCTCCCCGATCCTCTGTTCGAAAAGAACTGGTATCTGGCTCAGTACTTCCTGGGATCTGCTTCCAGGAAAGGATTTTATCCCATGCCCCTTCAAGGAGTCTGGACCGCCGACGACGGCAATCTTCCGCCCTGGAAGGGGGATTACCACCACGACCTGAACACCCAGTTTGCCTACTCCTGCTATCTCAAGGCCAACCACAGGGAGGAGGGAGAGAGCTTCCTGGATTTCCTCTGGGACCTCCAGCCGAAGGCCAGGGAGTTCGCCCGACGGTTCTACGGCGCCGAAAAAGGGTCCAGCCTTCCCAGTATGATGACCCTCGACGGGGAAGATCTCTCGGGCTGGGTGATGTACGCATACTCCCTCACCAGCCAGATATGGCTCAGTCAGCTCTTTGAACGCCATGCAGTGATGACCGGGGACGAAGATTTCCTCCGAAACCGGGCCTACCCCTACATGAAGGATGCCGCCGAATTCGTCCTGTCTATGACAGAAGAGAACAATGAGGGGCAGTATGTGCTGCCTCTATCGGCCGCTCCGGAGATCCACGACAACGGCCCTGAAGCCTGGCTCACTCCGAACACCAACTACGATCTGGCCCTGATGCGCTGGCTCTTCGACCGACTGGCGGAACATGCCCGGACCATAGCCCCCCTTGAGGAAACCCGATGGCGGGATATTCATGAGAAGCTTCCCCCCCTGGCGGTGACAGACAGCGGGGTTCTTATGCTCAGCCCTGACGAAGAACTGAAGGAGTCGCACCGCCACTTCTCCCAGCTCATGGCGGTCCACCCCCTCCGCCTCCTGAACTACTCTTATAATGAGGATAAACGGATCATCGATGCCTCGATCCTCGACCTGGAGCGCCTGGGCAGCGGCATGTGGGTTGGTTTCTCCTTCACCTGGATGTCCCAGCTCTATGCCATAGCAAAAAACGGTGAGGGGGCGGCATTCCAGCTGGAGCTGTTCTGGCGCCATACCTGCTCCCCCAACGGATTCCACCTTAACGGCGACTTCCGGAACAGCGGGATCTGTACCTGGCACTACCGGCCTTTCACCCTGGAGGCGAACCTCTTCGCCGCCGATGCACTGCAGGAGATGCTGCTTTACAGCGAAAAGGGAGAGATGGAACTCTTTCCCGCTCTGCCGGAACGGTTTCGGAAGGAGATCACTTTTGAAGGATTTCTGGCTGAAGGAGGTGTGACCGTAGGAGCCCGTATGGAAGACGGAAAGATCACGAAACTGGATCTTGTCCCCTCCCGTTCCGTGATAGTGAAACTGCGCGGCTGGACGGCGCTGAAACACTTGGCCCATACCATACCGGGTAGGATCACAGAGATGGGAGACTACGCCGTGATTGAAATGGCACCGTGA
- a CDS encoding helix-turn-helix domain-containing protein — translation MYKAVIVDDEKIVRVALRTMVDWESEGYEICDAANNGAAALETIRLHNPDLVITDIVMPGIDGLDLIRSARESGFDGEFIILTNYQNFNYAIEALHNEVLDYIIKTDISVEIMGNAVRKAKAKLDSRRSSVLPETKQPGPEKEDMERLRRHISDPGTPFDLSESCLGLYTFLPSFLNSDPLDIPSGTLRNVVSEAAKELQSSLIPIAPDVLLILLPGKFAAELIEPENRTLLQIRKLVRLYMNTECGFVLTSPLGGSEDLDAVLPRCRTAAQSVLYDGFETLIRENSADSFFPGDLKGKKIYADFTHLINEYRYEEAKQYIRDTVEHCRKERICPGTATRLLRSILRLLHMDYGVWFSEEEQVPAARPATLEQYRQAIEAKADEIRSNKIDFSETTCRGEILRIDRFIRANLEHRITLSVLSSSINISENYISRLFKAETGINIIQYINLIKLEKAKELLLIKDNTVKQVSFMVGYDTPSYFNRLFNKLYGINPTDYIQMIGQLG, via the coding sequence ATGTATAAAGCGGTCATTGTGGACGACGAAAAGATCGTCCGGGTCGCACTGAGAACCATGGTTGACTGGGAGTCCGAAGGCTATGAGATCTGCGATGCCGCAAATAACGGTGCAGCCGCCCTGGAAACAATCCGGCTTCACAACCCCGATCTTGTAATTACCGACATAGTCATGCCCGGCATAGATGGACTGGATCTGATCCGCTCGGCACGGGAATCAGGTTTTGACGGAGAGTTCATAATTCTGACCAACTACCAGAATTTCAACTACGCCATCGAGGCACTGCACAATGAGGTTCTGGATTATATCATCAAAACGGATATCTCCGTCGAGATTATGGGCAATGCGGTCCGAAAGGCGAAGGCAAAGCTTGACAGCCGCCGCAGCTCTGTCCTCCCGGAAACAAAGCAGCCGGGACCGGAAAAAGAAGACATGGAACGCCTCCGTCGGCATATTAGCGATCCGGGGACCCCTTTCGACCTCTCAGAGTCCTGCCTCGGCCTATACACCTTCCTCCCCTCCTTCCTGAACAGCGATCCACTGGACATCCCCTCGGGCACCCTGAGAAATGTAGTGAGCGAGGCGGCAAAGGAACTGCAGAGCAGCCTGATCCCCATCGCTCCCGATGTTCTGCTCATCCTGCTTCCCGGTAAGTTCGCCGCCGAGCTGATAGAACCGGAGAACCGAACTCTTCTGCAGATACGGAAACTGGTCAGACTCTACATGAATACAGAATGCGGATTCGTACTCACCTCTCCTCTGGGAGGATCAGAAGATCTGGATGCAGTCCTGCCCCGCTGCCGCACAGCTGCCCAATCGGTTCTCTACGACGGCTTTGAGACCCTGATCCGGGAAAACAGCGCCGATTCCTTCTTCCCCGGAGATCTGAAGGGTAAAAAAATCTACGCAGACTTTACCCACCTGATCAACGAGTACCGTTATGAAGAGGCGAAACAGTACATTCGTGATACGGTGGAACACTGTAGAAAAGAGCGGATCTGCCCCGGGACAGCCACCCGCCTCCTCCGCTCCATCCTCCGACTGCTCCATATGGACTACGGAGTCTGGTTTTCCGAAGAGGAACAGGTACCTGCTGCCCGTCCAGCCACTCTGGAGCAGTACAGGCAAGCCATCGAAGCCAAGGCGGATGAGATCCGCAGCAACAAGATCGACTTTTCCGAAACTACCTGCCGGGGAGAGATTCTCCGGATCGACCGCTTTATCCGAGCTAATCTGGAGCACCGGATCACACTGTCTGTGTTGAGCAGCAGCATCAATATCTCGGAGAACTATATCAGCCGTCTGTTCAAGGCCGAAACCGGGATCAACATCATACAGTATATCAATCTGATCAAGCTGGAGAAGGCAAAGGAGCTGCTGCTGATTAAGGACAACACAGTCAAACAGGTCTCCTTCATGGTAGGATACGACACCCCCTCCTACTTCAACCGACTGTTCAATAAGCTTTACGGCATAAACCCCACCGACTATATTCAGATGATCGGGCAGCTGGGCTGA
- a CDS encoding sensor histidine kinase: MANLFAYSQARSAVVRTAMEYNIKMMGLIKQNLRLSSDRGRNFVDELLVDPLLRTALRDFESLDDSEKNNMIREIARAVRLKVNMLEYIEDTRLVTPDNTQIYSLSHRYIHPEILNEDFLKIQNSSRNELWYFSDRKGRPVIHLSRKIIHIGTLEAQGYLLLTIDMALINNPKIRFTGYDRLQLMLIDPFGNTFHYGEDTSSQLDQTVIETITTAEQTGSITRFTGDKKQFICYFRDPDLDWTVVSYIPYTDLYLSAESILWTTILMAALLLGICLGISHIIIRSITQPLNALVNSVNRASTVKFDTPLADEADDELGYMAKAYNNVVLEVKDLITQVEGEQIEKRKAEVKMLQAQINPHFLFNTLDSLRFAATMSNASSVSDGLSALSHLLRNSIVSNKPVISMEQEVKNIRDYLTIQAIRYGNCIDFSVSLDGMITGAKIMKLLLQPIVENSVIHGLKDDDSDIRITLHATMREGMTVITISDNGRGFDPEEKIDRSTNRFKSSKFSGIGLENVRERLRLQYGESQRFSLESRPGEGTTVRIAYSWELVEGAQHV, from the coding sequence ATGGCCAATCTCTTCGCCTACTCCCAGGCCCGTTCCGCCGTCGTCCGGACGGCAATGGAATATAACATAAAGATGATGGGGCTGATCAAACAGAATCTGAGGCTCAGCAGCGACCGGGGCCGTAACTTCGTGGATGAACTCCTGGTGGACCCCCTACTACGGACAGCCCTGCGGGATTTCGAGTCCCTGGATGACAGTGAGAAGAACAATATGATCAGGGAAATAGCCAGGGCGGTCAGACTGAAAGTCAATATGCTGGAATACATTGAAGACACCAGGCTGGTCACCCCCGACAACACTCAGATATACTCCCTCTCTCACCGATACATCCACCCGGAAATCCTTAACGAAGACTTCCTGAAAATCCAGAACAGCAGCCGGAATGAACTCTGGTATTTCTCAGACAGAAAGGGACGGCCGGTGATTCACCTCTCCCGCAAAATCATTCATATCGGGACTCTGGAAGCCCAGGGCTACCTGCTTCTGACAATCGATATGGCGCTGATCAACAATCCGAAGATCCGATTCACCGGCTACGACCGGCTGCAACTGATGCTGATCGACCCCTTCGGCAACACATTCCACTATGGAGAGGACACAAGCAGTCAGCTGGATCAGACAGTCATTGAGACCATCACAACCGCCGAGCAGACCGGTTCCATAACCCGCTTCACCGGGGACAAGAAACAGTTCATCTGCTATTTCCGGGATCCCGATCTGGACTGGACCGTGGTGTCCTACATACCCTATACAGACCTTTATCTCTCTGCAGAGAGCATCCTGTGGACCACCATCCTGATGGCGGCCCTCCTGCTGGGGATCTGCCTGGGAATTTCCCATATTATAATCAGAAGCATAACCCAGCCCCTGAATGCCCTGGTCAATTCAGTAAATCGGGCATCAACCGTGAAATTTGACACCCCCCTGGCCGATGAGGCGGACGATGAACTGGGATATATGGCCAAGGCGTACAACAATGTCGTATTGGAGGTAAAGGATCTCATCACTCAGGTTGAGGGAGAACAGATTGAAAAGAGAAAAGCCGAGGTGAAGATGCTTCAGGCACAGATCAATCCCCACTTCCTGTTCAACACCCTGGACAGTCTGCGCTTCGCAGCCACCATGAGTAACGCTTCGTCTGTGAGCGACGGTCTGTCAGCCCTTTCCCACCTGCTGCGGAATTCCATTGTCAGCAACAAACCAGTCATATCAATGGAACAGGAGGTGAAGAACATCCGGGATTACTTGACCATACAGGCCATCCGCTACGGCAACTGCATTGACTTTAGCGTCTCCCTGGACGGCATGATTACGGGAGCAAAGATCATGAAACTGCTGCTCCAGCCGATCGTGGAAAACTCTGTTATCCACGGCCTGAAAGACGACGACAGCGATATCCGTATCACCCTACACGCTACCATGCGGGAGGGGATGACTGTGATAACCATTTCAGACAACGGTCGGGGTTTCGATCCCGAAGAAAAGATAGACCGGAGTACCAACCGGTTTAAAAGCAGTAAATTCTCGGGTATCGGTCTGGAAAACGTGAGGGAACGGCTGAGACTGCAGTATGGTGAATCCCAAAGATTCAGCCTCGAGAGCCGGCCTGGAGAAGGCACCACGGTACGTATCGCCTATAGCTGGGAATTGGTCGAAGGAGCACAACATGTATAA
- a CDS encoding carbohydrate ABC transporter substrate-binding protein, with amino-acid sequence MKKLLLLFLTLIMSVSMAFAAGSQDDAAGQSEGTVLEIAVFEGGYGRAYWDAVATAFEEKNPGVTVNVTANPEIGDIIRPNILAGNPPDFIYMSTSNNSGVAQALIKDRALVDITDVIDGLRERILPGFLDNSLCQPYGDGKVYLAPMYYSAMGLWYNKNFFESNGLTAPVTWDDFFALGEKAKQLDRSLYTYQGIYPSYNESLIYPAIAAATGLEGFTDCANYEAGAWTDPAIRRVLDNIARIGIDEYLMEGTVALDHTQAQSEWLLGNALLHPNGAWVEGEMADAPREDGFEFGFCAPPVLDANEDKYVFSTFEEIYIPAAARNVELAKKFLAFQYSYEAIELNAKLAKGVPPVVGAAEFLKGTVSPATYESYQIFTKGYQPLLGQPFGVVAETSLVPRDEFFNQLGDIMTGKRSVDQWIAHTEEVSEQVKDHLVK; translated from the coding sequence ATGAAAAAACTTTTATTACTGTTTTTAACACTCATCATGTCCGTGTCCATGGCATTCGCAGCCGGTTCACAGGACGACGCAGCAGGTCAGTCGGAAGGCACTGTCCTCGAGATCGCCGTATTCGAAGGTGGATATGGACGGGCCTACTGGGACGCTGTAGCCACTGCCTTTGAGGAAAAAAATCCTGGTGTTACCGTCAATGTCACTGCAAACCCCGAAATCGGCGATATCATCCGCCCCAATATCCTGGCAGGCAATCCCCCCGATTTCATCTATATGTCCACCAGCAATAACTCCGGTGTCGCCCAGGCTCTGATCAAGGACCGGGCCCTGGTGGATATCACCGACGTGATTGACGGCCTTCGAGAGCGCATCCTCCCCGGTTTTCTCGACAATTCCCTCTGTCAGCCCTACGGCGACGGAAAGGTCTATCTGGCACCCATGTATTACTCTGCCATGGGGTTGTGGTACAACAAGAACTTTTTCGAATCCAACGGTCTGACAGCTCCCGTCACCTGGGATGACTTCTTTGCCCTGGGCGAAAAAGCGAAACAGCTGGACCGCTCTCTCTATACTTATCAGGGAATCTACCCCTCCTATAACGAGAGTCTGATCTATCCCGCCATCGCGGCCGCCACCGGTCTTGAGGGATTCACTGACTGTGCCAACTACGAAGCCGGCGCCTGGACAGATCCTGCCATCCGCAGAGTATTGGATAACATCGCCCGCATAGGAATCGATGAGTATCTGATGGAAGGTACCGTGGCCCTTGATCACACTCAGGCTCAGAGCGAATGGCTTCTGGGCAACGCCCTGCTCCATCCCAACGGCGCCTGGGTCGAAGGTGAAATGGCAGACGCTCCCCGGGAGGATGGATTCGAGTTTGGTTTCTGTGCCCCTCCCGTTCTGGATGCGAATGAGGATAAGTATGTCTTCTCCACCTTTGAAGAGATCTACATCCCTGCGGCAGCCAGAAACGTCGAACTGGCCAAGAAGTTCCTGGCCTTCCAGTATTCCTATGAAGCCATCGAGCTGAATGCAAAACTGGCCAAAGGTGTACCCCCCGTGGTTGGGGCCGCCGAATTTCTCAAGGGAACTGTCTCTCCCGCCACCTATGAGTCCTATCAGATCTTCACCAAAGGGTATCAGCCCCTGCTGGGACAGCCTTTCGGAGTGGTTGCAGAAACCTCCCTGGTT